A region of the Chitinivibrionia bacterium genome:
CGTAAAACATTCGCAGGACGGATTTTCTTTTTGTGTAGAGCAAATAGAAAAAGAACGAAACGTTGCCACTCCCGTCGGAAAAAGCAAGGCGCTCAAAGACATAACACCAATGCTTGCAGAGATTAAAAACGAAATTATTCTGTCGGATTTTATCACAAATATTTCGATGCGGTGGAAAATCGCCCCTACCGAAATTAAGCGCAGTATTTACAATTTGCCAAAGAACCCAAACACTGCCGCGCCCGCGTCCACATCTGAAAACTTCAACTTTCAGGACGAAAACAAGCGTGTTTTTTATACTGAAGAAGGTAGAATATTGCAACTTCTTTTTTGCTACCCAAACATTCTTGCTGAAATAAAAAACGAAACAGAAGACGATTTATTTTGCGAAGCCCTTGTAAACAGATTATTTTTACTTATGAAGCGCGGTAATCTTGACAAGGACAACTTCCTCAGAAATGAAAATTTATACGGTCAGGAAACAGCGTTTTTGCTTACATTGACAAGCGAAGAAAGCGGCGTGCAAAACGAAGATGAGGCGAGAGAACAGGTAAATATTAAGTTAAACAGATTGCGAAAAATTGACCTGCAAAAGAAAAACGAACGCTTAAAAGACCTGATAAGAGAAGAGAGCGACGAAGAAAAAAGAATAAATATGCTTGCAAAGTTAGCAAAAAATCAAAAAGAAATCGCTGCCCTGCAAAAGAAAAAAACGGAGTTAAAATGAGTTTGAGTATTGACGAAAAATTAGAACATTTGTTGAAATACGCAAAATTGCAAGGTTTTGTGGGCATTTCGCAAATAGAAGAAATAGCCGACAATGTTGAGAATGATGAAAATATTTTGCGCCAAAAATTGACGGACGCAGGCGTTGAGATAAACGTTTTTTTGCGCACTCCAACACCAAAATTCGGATACAGAACAGCTGTATATCACGATAAAAAAAGGACTTCTTTCTCTCTGACAACCCGAATTGACGAAAAAGGAAACACTTCTATTTTAACTCCGCAAAAAGAAAAAGAATTATTCCAAAAAATGACTTACGCACGCAATGAAATTTTGAAATACGACTCCGAAAACACTGAAATCAGCGAAAGCGCACAAGCAAAACGTAATAGTATGAAAGAAGAATATTCCACATATAAACGTGAAATAATAGAGGCAAACATCCGCCTTGTTTTCAGTATTGCAAAGGAATACAGCGCCGCACACAAAGGAATTTTAGACATAAGCGACATAATTCAGGAGGGAAATATAGGACTTATAGACGCGGTCGAAAGCTTTGACTGCGAGCGAGGAATTAAATTTTCGTCTTGGGCGGTTTGGTATATCCGAAGGCAAATTTGGACAGCGGTAAATTCTTTTAAGAAGGGTGTTTATGTACCTGCAAAGACATCCACACAATTACATAAAATTTCGATTTTTGAGGAAAGATACAAGGCGCAAAAAGGCGAAAACCCGTCTGTTTACGAAATTGCAGAAGAACTTGGCTTAAAAGAAAAACATATAATGGCGCTTTTGGCTTATGATTTCGGCGAACTAAGTCAATCCAACGAATTTGCAGGTATTTGTTTTAACGATTTAGAAAAAGCTGACGAGCAAACAAACGACCCTTTCAACATTTTGGCGCAGAGAGTGCTTAAAGAAAACATAGACAAAATGCTGTGCGAAATTCCCGAAAGAGAGAGGCAAATGCTGATACTCTACTTCGGTTTATCGCCCGACAAAGAGCCGATGAATATGGCGCAAATAGGAACTATGTTCGAAATATCACGCGAAAGAGTGCGGCAGATTATAGATAATTCGTTAGAACAAATGAAAAAGCGCCAAAACACGCTGATAAAAGAATATCGCTGAAATCAGTTAGGCAAAAACCGTCTGAAACCCGAAAGATACTTTCCCCAGTAAATGTCGTTGAGCGGATTTATGGCAACTCCTCTTGTTGATGAGGAGTGAATAAAAGTTCCGTCGCCCAAATAAATTCCTACGTGGTTAATTCGGTTGCGGTTGCGCGGATTTACAAAGAAAACCAAATCGCCCTTTCTTATATTGTTGCGTGCAACCCGCGTTCCTCTGTCATACATCGTTTGAGCGTTGGTGCGTGCAAAATCGGTATGTCCCAAATCCTGATAAACCCGCCACACAAATCCCGAGCAATCAAATCCGTTTCGGGTGCTTCCGCCGAAAAGATACGGGACGCCGAGGTATCTTTCGGCGGCGCGCCTTATTCTTCCCTGACGAGGACTTTGCACTGTTTCGCGATTTTCTTCTTGTGGTGGCGGAGGTTGCCTGTGTCTTACCTCAAAAACAGCTGTTTGCTCGGCAACTGCGACAATTTCCTGCAACACCAAAGTATCTTCTTGTACCGATACGTTTGCCGCTTGATTTTGTCGGACTTGTTCTCGATTAAAGGACGGGCGAATTCTGCCGCTTACGTGTATTTCTCTGATATAATTCTCGTCGAAAGACGGACGAACATTTCTGCCTTGCAAAGTGCAACCGCTTAATATAAAAAACGCAAGAAAAAAGATTTGTTTAGTTATTGCTTTTTTCCAATTCTTTGGAGACGGCATAGGCATATTCTCCTTTGAAATTCGGCGCCATTATCTGTATTCCTATCGGCAACCCGTCGATTTTACCCATTGGAAGCGCAACGGCAGGACAACCCACCAAGTTTGCGGAAACTACATATTTATCGTTGAGATACATCTGCACAGGGTCTAAAATTTCTCCGATTTTGAACGCAGGGGTCGGCGTTATAGGCGACAAAATAATATCGCATTCTGCAAACGCTTTATTGAAATCGGCAATTATAAGCGAGCGAATTCGAGCCGCCTGCAAATAATATGCCTCGTATTGCCCCGAGCTTAAAAAGTAAGTTCCGAGCATTATTCTGCGCTTTACTTCCTCGCCTAATCCTTGGGCGCGCGTAAGTTTATACATTTCGTCGAGCGTCTTTGCTTCCTTGCTTCTATAACCGAAACGAACACCGTCAATGCACGACATATTTGATGACGCTTCCGCCGTCGCTAAAACGCAATATGCGGAAACCGAATGCTCTGTGTTTTCGAGGGAAATATCCACGAATTTTGCGCCGTTGTCTTTTAGATATTTTACTTTTTCGTCAAAAAGCGCGCGAACATTTTGCGGTAAATCGCTCGTTAAATATTCTTTCGGCAGACCTATAACTGCACCGTTTATTTCTTTTTTAGCAAATCCTACGAATGCTTTCTGACAATTTGTAGCATCTCTCTTGTCGGCGGTGGCAATTACCTGAAGCAAATATTTTGCGTCATCAATCGAATTTGCCATAGGACCTACTTGGTCAAACGACGAAGCAAGCGCGCTTACTCCGTATCGGCTGACAAGCCCGTAAGTCGGTTTTACTGATACTACTCCGCAAAAAGACGCAGGCTGACGAATTGAGCCGCCCGTGTCGCTTCCCAACGCCAAAGGCACCATTCCTGCCGCAATTGCCGCGGCGCTTCCGCCCGAACTTCCGCCGGAAACTCTTGTTAAATCATACGGATTTTTCACACAGCCGAAGAATGACGTTTCGTTGCTTGAGCCCATTGCAAATTCGTCCATATTTGTTTTTCCGACGATGATTGCGCCTGCTTTTTTGAGTTCTTCTATGACGTGCGCGTCGAAAGTCGGTATATAGTTTTCGAGCATTTTTGAGCCGCAGGTTGTGCGAATTCCTTTTGTGGAAATATTATCTTTTACGGCAATCGGAATTCCGCATAAAGACATTTTTTTCTTTTCGGCGGGACTTAATTTATCCAATTCGGAAGCGGTTTTGCGAGCATAATCGTCGCAAATCGTAATAAATGCGTTTATTTCGCCGTTTTTCTCGTTAATTATTTTAAGCGATTTTTCGACAAGCGATATTGCCGTTATCTCGCCGCTTTGTACCGATTTTACAACTTCTTCGACACTATTTTCAAAAAAACTCATATTTGCCTCGCAATTTTACTTAAACCAACGGTATGCCCACAGCGAAACTATGACGCCTACTATAGACATTGTATTTATGTTCATTTCAAAACCGAACTGAAATTTTATCGCCTGAATGTCAACGGAAACAGGATAAGGATATCCCGCCGATATAGGCAAGAAATTGAATAAGAACAAATCTCTGACAACGTTCGCGTCTCCAGGGATTTGACCTATAAGCAAGCCCAAATAACTTCCGATGATAAGCCCTATTACACTAACGAAAACAAGTGTAGATAATTTTTTTTCCACAAGCAATTTTGGCATAAACCAACTCCTTTTCTCAAAATTTTGACACAAAAATACTATATCGCGCAAACCGAATGCAAAAACTACCAATATTTTCCGACAAAAAAACAAAAGAACTTGGTGCAGATAGTATTTTCAGTAAAAATAAAGGAGAAAAACATAAAAAAATGACCAACGAAGACTTTGACATCGCTTATGCCGTTTTAAAAGAGCATTTTGAGAACAACAAAACGCCCGTAATCGATTTAATGGCAATCGAAGACGGAGACCCGTACAAAATACTTGTCGGCTCAATCCTTTCGACGCGCACAAAAGACGAAACCACATCAACTGCCTGCAAAAAACTGTTTGAAAAAGCGGATAATCTTGAAAAATTGGCGACGCTTTCTACCGAAGAAATCGAAAAACTGATTTTTCCCGTTGGGTTTTACAGAGAAAAAGCGAAAAACTTAAAGCAAATACCGCATATTGTTAACGAAAAATTCGGCGGCGTTATCCCAAAAACCATTGATGAACTACTTGAATTTCCCGGGGTCGGGCGAAAAGTTGCAAATTTGGTTGTCGCCGCCGCATTCAAATTACCCGCTATTTGCGTTGATACTCACGTTCACCGAATTTTTAATCGTCTCGGCTACATAAAAACAAAAAATCCGTTAGAAACCGAAATGGCGTTGCGAAAAAAGCTCCCCGAAAAATACTGGCTCGGCGTAAACGGATATATGGTATCTTACGGACAAAATATCTGCCGCCCGATTTCGCCCAAATGCGAGATTTGCAAAATATCGGAAATTTGTGAGTTTACAAATAAAGAAACTTTGCAAAAATACCACAAAGCAATAAGCGAAACGCAGTTTGCGGGTCAAAGAGCAGGCATAACTCCCGAAATTATCAACGATGTTATTAAAGAGTATCGAAGAGAAAAGAGAATATAACAAAAAATAATAGACTTCTTGCGAAATCATTGTAGGGGCGGGTTTCAAACCCGCCCTTTTACTGTATCAAACACGAGATTAAACACAGGTGGGCGGTGATTTGGGCGGGTTTGAAACCCGCCCCTACAGAAAATCGTTCGCGTTTTTTTAGATTTCGCAAGAAGTCTAATATTCTCCTCGTATATCAAAAAAAAGAACAGACGGCAACAACTCCGTCTGTTCTTTTTTGGATAAGGGACAAGCACAAAATAACAAAAAAAGTGCCTGTCCCTATGAAGATGGTGCAAAATAACAACAGAAAGCACCGCCCCCAATAGAGCGAATATAAAAACATGGAATACACTCGCTCCTTTTTTGGAGTTTGCGCAACATGGAGAGTGCGCTCCCTCCGATAAAGAACAGGCGGCAACAACTCCGCCTGTCCTTTTGGAAAAATAACAAACTTAATATCCAAGTTATCTGAGCAGTGCCAACACGCCTTGTGTTGAAGCATTCGCTTGAGACAACATAGAAGTTGCAGACTGCACCAAAATCTGATTTGTGGTAAATTTGGAAGCTTCGCTCGCAAAATCCACGTCTCTGATTTGGCTTTCCGCCGCTTGTTGGTTGACAATCGAGGTTGTAAGATTGTTAATCGTGCTTTCGAGACGATTAACCAACGCACCAATATCCGAACGAGCGCGGCTTACTTCTTCAATCATATCGTCCAAAACCCCTATAGCGGCAATCGCACTATCGCCTGTAGAGCCGCCAATACTTGCCATTCCTTTTGCGAAAGTAATTGCCGTGTAGTCCACTGTGATAGAGTCCACTCCAACTACATCATTCGCACCAATCCACAAGTCTCTGCCGTTAAACATACTGTCGCCGCCTCTTGAGCGTGTGTCAAAAATCTGATGAGGTATATTACTCACACCATTGATATTAAATTCAGCCATATCCATCGCGGCGACTGCATCTCTTCCCTGTTTTCTAACAGCATCGAGCTGTGCATTGGTAAGCGTAAGGGCGGTTGTATTACCACCTGCGCCAAAGTCGTGCCCATCAACATCTACACCGGCACTTCTGAGAGCATTTCGCTGAGTTTCGCTCAAATCACCCAAGGCAGTTGTAGAAGCAATCGACAATCCGTTTACTCTATAATCAGAGTTACCCAATGTTCCAGCAGTAGTCCGAGTAATATTGGGGTTATTACCCAAGAACTCAAAACCACTGTTAAACGTAGCCCCTACTGCAGCATAACCTCTGTGTATTTGGGTAGTATCGGGAATAGTGAGGACATTACTAGCCGCAGAAGCCAAGAGAGAGCGCTGTTCTACATCTCCCATCTGAGCGTCGATAATACTTGTAGCCATCGCTCGAATATCATTTCTCCAAGCAGTGTGCGCATCACTAAGAGCCCCCGGTATCCCACTATCCCGAGCGTCTTGTGCTGCCCGACTATTTTGAAAACTATGGACACCACCACCAGCATTTAACTGCCTCATAATATCTGTAGCCAATAACTCTATCGCATCATTTCTGAAATTTATCAAAGCATTAGCTCTTTCATTTCTATTTGTTAAAATCTCTTGGTTTGACGATTGAGGTCCTGTGAGTAATTTAATGCCGTTGAAGTTTGTTTCGTCGATAATTCTCTCGATTTCTTCTGCCAATGCCTGAAATTCAGAGTCCATATACGAACGCTCGGTTTCGCTGTAAGTGTTCGTTGATGCCTGAATTGCCAACTCTCTTTTGCGTTGCATAATGTTGTGCAACTCGTTCATTGCTCCTTCGGCAATGTTCAATGCGCTGATACCATCAAGCGCGTTTCTTTTTGCTTGTTGTGCCCCCCTTACCTGCGTTCTCAACCCTTCCGATAACGCCAAGCCTGCCGCGTCGTCGCTTGCTCTGTTAATTCTGAGACCCGTTGACAATTTTTCCAAATTGTTTGAAACTTGTCTGTTGTTCATAAACAAAGCACCTTGAGTGTGCAATGATGAAATGTTGTTGTTAATACGCATAAAAGCCTCCTTGCTTTTGCCGCCTTAGCGGCTTCGTTTATATTGTTTTTTAGTAGCACTTCCTTGGCTACATTTTGAAATATCGTCCTTGCTTGCTTGCTTGAAACTTTAGTGTTTTGTTAAAAAAGACTAAAGTTTCAAGCAAGCAAGCAAGTGTTTTTGAGATTTTTTTGCATTTTCTTCCGCTTGGCTGTGGGAGTTCGGCTAAATTGAAGGAAAAAGACTTTTTTTTTATTTTTTTGTTTTTTTTTGAAAAGATTGAAAAAAAATTTGCGTTTAAAAGCGGAAAAAAACTATTTTCAGCATTATTGCAT
Encoded here:
- a CDS encoding DUF4321 domain-containing protein, translating into MPKLLVEKKLSTLVFVSVIGLIIGSYLGLLIGQIPGDANVVRDLFLFNFLPISAGYPYPVSVDIQAIKFQFGFEMNINTMSIVGVIVSLWAYRWFK
- a CDS encoding sigma-70 family RNA polymerase sigma factor, which codes for MSLSIDEKLEHLLKYAKLQGFVGISQIEEIADNVENDENILRQKLTDAGVEINVFLRTPTPKFGYRTAVYHDKKRTSFSLTTRIDEKGNTSILTPQKEKELFQKMTYARNEILKYDSENTEISESAQAKRNSMKEEYSTYKREIIEANIRLVFSIAKEYSAAHKGILDISDIIQEGNIGLIDAVESFDCERGIKFSSWAVWYIRRQIWTAVNSFKKGVYVPAKTSTQLHKISIFEERYKAQKGENPSVYEIAEELGLKEKHIMALLAYDFGELSQSNEFAGICFNDLEKADEQTNDPFNILAQRVLKENIDKMLCEIPERERQMLILYFGLSPDKEPMNMAQIGTMFEISRERVRQIIDNSLEQMKKRQNTLIKEYR
- a CDS encoding endonuclease III, with protein sequence MTNEDFDIAYAVLKEHFENNKTPVIDLMAIEDGDPYKILVGSILSTRTKDETTSTACKKLFEKADNLEKLATLSTEEIEKLIFPVGFYREKAKNLKQIPHIVNEKFGGVIPKTIDELLEFPGVGRKVANLVVAAAFKLPAICVDTHVHRIFNRLGYIKTKNPLETEMALRKKLPEKYWLGVNGYMVSYGQNICRPISPKCEICKISEICEFTNKETLQKYHKAISETQFAGQRAGITPEIINDVIKEYRREKRI
- a CDS encoding C40 family peptidase, translating into MPSPKNWKKAITKQIFFLAFFILSGCTLQGRNVRPSFDENYIREIHVSGRIRPSFNREQVRQNQAANVSVQEDTLVLQEIVAVAEQTAVFEVRHRQPPPPQEENRETVQSPRQGRIRRAAERYLGVPYLFGGSTRNGFDCSGFVWRVYQDLGHTDFARTNAQTMYDRGTRVARNNIRKGDLVFFVNPRNRNRINHVGIYLGDGTFIHSSSTRGVAINPLNDIYWGKYLSGFRRFLPN
- the gatA gene encoding Asp-tRNA(Asn)/Glu-tRNA(Gln) amidotransferase subunit GatA, with the translated sequence MSFFENSVEEVVKSVQSGEITAISLVEKSLKIINEKNGEINAFITICDDYARKTASELDKLSPAEKKKMSLCGIPIAVKDNISTKGIRTTCGSKMLENYIPTFDAHVIEELKKAGAIIVGKTNMDEFAMGSSNETSFFGCVKNPYDLTRVSGGSSGGSAAAIAAGMVPLALGSDTGGSIRQPASFCGVVSVKPTYGLVSRYGVSALASSFDQVGPMANSIDDAKYLLQVIATADKRDATNCQKAFVGFAKKEINGAVIGLPKEYLTSDLPQNVRALFDEKVKYLKDNGAKFVDISLENTEHSVSAYCVLATAEASSNMSCIDGVRFGYRSKEAKTLDEMYKLTRAQGLGEEVKRRIMLGTYFLSSGQYEAYYLQAARIRSLIIADFNKAFAECDIILSPITPTPAFKIGEILDPVQMYLNDKYVVSANLVGCPAVALPMGKIDGLPIGIQIMAPNFKGEYAYAVSKELEKSNN